Within the Deltaproteobacteria bacterium genome, the region CCGGCCGCGGCTCACTTCGTGATCCGAGCCAGAAGCGGCTGCCGCGACAACACCGCTCTGTGCAGGGCGATCGGCCCGAGCAGGCCGGCGGCGAGGAGCAGCGGGAAGTAGAGCGCGAAGTTCGCGTGGTCCCAGGGCAGGACCTCGAGCAGCACGCCCTTGGCGAGCCCGATCGCGAGCGTGTTCATCAGGTAGACGGTGAACGTGTACTCGCCCAGGAGCAGAAGCCCGCGCCGATCGCGCACGGCGGCGAACGAATTCGCGAACGCGTACACCGCCGGGAGCGACGCGAGCCCGATGATCGTCTTCGCGGCATGGTCCGGCAGCCAGAGCAGCGCCAGGAACGAGAGGCCGAAGCCGAGGTAGAACGGCAGCGCGTTCGCGGCCACCGCCCCGACACAGGCGCGCCGATGGTCGATCGCGAGCAGCCCGAGCGCGAACCAGAGCGCGTGCTCGCAGAGCAGGTCGAGCGCGAAGAGCTCGGGAAGCGCGAATCCGAGCGGAAGCGCGTGCAGCGCGGCCGCGACCACCAGCACCGGCAGCGCCCTGCCGCGGAACGCCGCGAGCAGAAGTGGGAACAGCAGCGAGAGCTCGAGCAGCACGTACACGTACCAGAGCGACGTCGCC harbors:
- a CDS encoding acyltransferase, which gives rise to MAMTADRHATRERLSDIDLAKGVAIFLVVLGHVVAREPPVGNEWYVGLKFAVYQFHMPFFMFLSGAVFRATRPAAAGLRGYGPFVLGRLRRLAPGFALFALLIWAGKAVASRVIHVDNPQSADLASLARIFTHPGASAATSLWYVYVLLELSLLFPLLLAAFRGRALPVLVVAAALHALPLGFALPELFALDLLCEHALWFALGLLAIDHRRACVGAVAANALPFYLGFGLSFLALLWLPDHAAKTIIGLASLPAVYAFANSFAAVRDRRGLLLLGEYTFTVYLMNTLAIGLAKGVLLEVLPWDHANFALYFPLLLAAGLLGPIALHRAVLSRQPLLARITK